In Anopheles gambiae chromosome 2, idAnoGambNW_F1_1, whole genome shotgun sequence, a single window of DNA contains:
- the LOC1269373 gene encoding signal recognition particle subunit SRP68, translating to MVESKAEKAEVGREDVEADKENMDVEEPAADAPMKVFTVEILRLIKDMQLQHGLRHGDFQRYRGYCSRRVKRLRKTLNLPQGDRRHYKKRNVTLANLEKPNSDERFLHIPLMLAERTWSYAMQLRQESNTEPRKRFHLIEKLRKSCVYALQLQDLCASERCDARTKLEAEAYSAWIHGSLHFELGLWQSAAENLKKAQVIYENLAQAMPEEEQTVYRAKVEELQPSLRYCAYNVGENASVNDLLEMRGQAGLLGNLSHLVAQTKAESMEAFQMMEWRGRSVTVRPEKVRLFLLSIQELGRSLEKAKDYPAKIEMLESVLLDCKDAIAAIKDEIKQDPKLRQPAAGEAGGPAGGGLIGIQYLLAYMSYTRLKLTLERNLFLVAQAKLTLDDPNVAEKTPLASGGGKKTKPQDLSRLYEIILQNVTEMQQLGGMEHDAAYQAEMEQLALSFRAFRCYYIAITLVAMKRWREAVAMYERSRKYASDASSSKTPCKDFDLRGELKQLIATIEGCKFSAHAYSVLEDDTADDTVLFGKSQKSSKPLYERLSHYKEDATLNSRNPNVFKLIPEMEPIPAKPLFFDLALNFVDFPSLDDKIEQKGSTGKGATAGMSGFVKGLFGWGGGGASK from the exons ATGGTTGAATCGAAAGCAGAAAAGGCGGAGGTAGGCCGAGAAGATGTCGAAGCCGACAAGGAAAACATGGACGTGGAAGAACCAGCGGCGGATGCCCCGATGAAAGTGTTTACGGTGGAAA TACTTCGTCTGATCAAGGACATGCAGCTACAGCACGGTCTCCGGCATGGCGACTTCCAGCGCTACCGTGGCTACTGCTCCCGGCGCGTCAAGCGGCTCCGCAAAACGCTCAACCTGCCCCAGGGCGACCGGCGCCACTACAAGAAGCGCAACGTGACGCTCGCCAACCTGGAGAAGCCGAACTCGGACGAGCGGTTCCTGCACATCCCGCTCATGCTGGCCGAGCGGACCTGGTCGTACGCGATGCAGCTGCGGCAGGAATCGAACACGGAACCGCGCAAACGGTTCCATCTGATCGAGAAGCTGCGCAAATCGTGCGTGTACGCGCTGCAGCTGCAGGACCTGTGCGCCTCGGAGCGGTGCGACGCGCGCACGAAGCTGGAGGCGGAAGCGTACTCCGCCTGGATCCATGGTTCGCTGCACTTCGAGCTGGGGCTGTGGCAATCGGCGGCAGAAAACCTGAAGAAAGCGCAGGTAATTTACGAAAACCTCGCCCAGGCCATGCCGGAGGAAgagcaaaccgtttaccgcgCGAAGGTGGAGGAGCTGCAGCCCAGCCTGCGCTACTGCGCGTACAACGTCGGCGAGAACGCGTCCGTGAACGATCTGCTCGAAATGCGCGGCCAGGCCGGGCTGCTGGGCAATCTGAGCCATCTCGTGGCGCAGACGAAGGCGGAAAGCATGGAAGCGTTCCAGATGATGGAATGGCGCGGGCGCAGCGTCACGGTGCGCCCGGAGAAGGTGCGGCTTTTTCTGCTCAGCATACAGGAGCTGGGCAGGAGCCTCGAGAAGGCGAAAGACTACCCGGCCAAGATCGAAATGCTGGAGAGCGTGCTGCTCGACTGCAAGGACGCGATCGCCGCGATCAAGGACGAGATCAAGCAGGACCCCAAGCTGCGCCAGCCGGCAGCCGGCGAGGCTGGTGGTCCGGCCGGCGGCGGACTGATCGGCATCCAGTATCTGCTGGCGTACATGTCGTACACCCGGCTGAAGCTAACGCTCGAGCGCAACCTGTTCCTGGTGGCGCAGGCCAAGCTAACGCTCGACGATCCGAACGTGGCGGAAAAGACGCCGCTGGCCAGCGGCGGGGGCAAGAAAACGAAACCGCAGGATCTGTCCCGGCTGTACGAGATCATACTGCAGAACGTGACCGAAATGCAGCAGCTCGGCGGGATGGAACACGATGCCGCGTATCAGGCGGAGATGGAACAGCTGGCCCTTTCGTTCCGCGCCTTCCGCTGCTACTACATCGCCATCACGCTCGTGGCGATGAAGCGCTGGCGGGAAGCGGTCGCCATGTACGAGCGGTCGCGCAAGTACGCGAGCGATGCGTCGAGCAGCAAGACGCCGTGCAAGGATTTCGATCTGCGGGGCGAGCTGAAGCAGCTGATCGCCACGATCGAGGGCTGCAAGTTTTCGGCCCACGCGTACAGCGTGCTGGAGGACGACACCGCCGACGATACGGTGCTGTTTGGCAAGAGCCAAAAATCCTCCAAACCGCTGTACGAGCGGCTGTCGCACTACAAGGAAGACGCCACGCTGAACTCGCGCAACCCGAACGTGTTCAAGCTGATCCCGGAGATGGAACCGATCCCCGCCAAACCGCTGTTCTTCGATCTGGCCCTCAACTTTGTCGACTTTCCCTCGCTGGACGATAAGATCGAGCAGAAGGGCTCGACCGGCAAGGGTGCGACGGCCGGCATGTCCGGCTTTGTCAAGGGCCTGTTCGGCTGGGGCGGTGGCGGCGCCAGCAAGTAA
- the LOC1269372 gene encoding uncharacterized protein LOC1269372 — MELIRKKMKPYQPSEQLVVRDSVSLSMDEDLSDDVEDEVFIRDGRTCRTYEDRGAKRPLMAPRRTRYGKATSGNGSGGVGCGGSAGGVRSSSPILKKYRRRKCWKCCEPFCYGLAAVTVLIGLIVLAALLLTAFPQPLQKIKIWFHKESAFSSAVIRDKFSSLMYTGADGSVSYANPSTLNGTLEMVPCTQITVQSVWTRVIARVNSESPLRKLDVNRDGVEDVIVGYGIDELVDEGIRGYIPQCTSRKTGITDLCGGGLLALNGLDGQTLWQRWTSFTIFSLKCDIDINADGGADCVAAGRGGLILALDGRNGRILWELKDYSDLESYAEISIDLYTINVVPDLNSDGIADILAVHVEETQRAHGGHIKLISGATGAILRSIPTPYREEMFVPMQVLTTGPTTGADAFLVVTGGQNSPGGVYVLRRENLMKYPGESAFEPIVRLESSGFMVPAVLTDLNGDGVQDIVVSSFNSTVYAFDGANRTQLWSFTIADSESVSSIVPGHFDHDNVTDFMVKYNTGPGFPIYYYSQTTIVNGTNGKPFLDSTIKDSGGPNGLLGGVTISQTGGGDLFLHWQTQCRNRTADTTDEYQFIPESDVIQQSRADTCALRYNQSSVLKLYAITRHVEPPGAVIFSSDDLTIRLNETGAGTAEQSPPGYAAPMKHPKMKLRSRNDGQSSATLRKNSVEAASAGGQPANGPGDDVHMDKKLAPSTAAQRPAEAVGVVVDRPGQAAAAVGGHGGGRRKDIFREQQSQPMGQSIDALAEEEAKRQEKLALNNVYKKYIYNANDQEPGGELAEEGRGEERKPYIYLPYDQIDQEARDPYLTNQIPPAPALGGLDYDYGTPPLEVDEGRPIPVPYKRPRYRSNGRDVRSKFGAFDDIDLHDRSLEEQVFNESNPTSSQIVKKVLLNDEIVDDLKNADPGSKGSKETLWDLEMEKEAKEAMNDVNAMNYEYSNSKARRQTGTVGSVVATAVSSTVPPPTQPPLSTSTRSSVLPNENILPSIASSGVLLKSIPSAAGTATPTTSSPTLDYVFVMNVRESEQYPPLFLDSDLACVQEKMQAYRTYRNEDMVQLEKKFFAQCLKARLPELAPQYPRYETQIIVTRVEIGCACSADLNPAREVCSQLHSYDQQRWTQYMGNEGNGRY; from the exons ATGGAGCTGATACGGAAGAAGATGAAACCGTACCAGCCGTCGGAGCAGCTGGTGGTGCGCGACAGCGTCAGCCTCAGCATGGACGAGGACCTGAGCGATGACGTGGAGGACGAGGTGTTCATACGGGACGGGCGCACCTGCCGCACGTACGAGGATCGGGGCGCGAAGCGGCCGCTCATGGCACCGAGGCGCACCCGGTACGGCAAAGCAACAAGTGGCAACGGGAGCGGCGGTGTGGGCTGCGGTGGCAGCGCGGGTGGCGTGCGCTCCTCCAGCCCCATCCTGAAGAAGTACCGCCGCCGGAAGTGCTGGAAGTGTTGCGAGCCGTTCTGCTACGGGCTGGCCGCGGTGACTGTTCTTATCG GACTCATCGTACTGGCCGCACTGCTCCTCACGGCTTTCCCGCAACCGCTGCAAAAGATCAAGATTTGGTTCCACAAGGAGTCCGCCTTCAGCAGTGCCGTCATCCGGGACAAGTTCAGCAGCCTAATGTACACCGGTGCGGACGGGAGCGTAAGCTACGCCAACCCCAGCACCCTCAACGGCACGCTGGAGATGGTCCCCTGCACGCAAATCACCGTGCAGAGCGTGTGGACGCGGGTCATTGCTCGCGTCAACAGCGAAAGCCCACTCCGCAAGCTGGACGTGAACCGGGACGGCGTGGAGGACGTGATCGTCGGGTACGGCATCGACGAGCTGGTGGACGAGGGTATCCGCGGCTACATCCCCCAGTGCACGTCGCGCAAAACCGGCATCACCGATCTGTGCGGCGGCGGGCTGCTCGCACTGAACGGTCTCGATGGCCAGACGCTCTGGCAGCGGTGGACCTCGTTCACGATCTTCTCGCTCAAGTGCGACATCGACATCAACGCGGACGGTGGGGCCGACTGTGTGGCGGCCGGGCGCGGCGGCCTCATACTGGCACTGGACGGGCGCAACGGCCGCATCCTGTGGGAGCTGAAGGACTACTCCGACCTGGAAAGCTACGCCGAGATCAGCATCGACCTGTACACGATCAACGTGGTGCCCGATCTGAACAGCGACGGCATCGCCGACATCCTCGCCGTACACGTGGAGGAAACACAGCGCGCCCACGGTGGCCACATCAAGCTGATATCGGGCGCGACCGGTGCGATTCTGCGCAGCATCCCCACACCCTACCGGGAGGAAATGTTTGTCCCGATGCAGGTGCTTACGACCGGGCCGACCACCGGTGCGGATGCGTTTCTGGTGGTAACGGGCGGCCAGAACTCACCCGGCGGGGTGTACGTGCTGCGGCGCGAGAACCTCATGAAGTACCCGGGCGAGAGTGCGTTCGAGCCGATCGTGCGGCTAGAATCGTCcggcttcatggtgcccgccGTACTGACCGACCTGAACGGGGACGGCGTGCAGGACATTGTGGTCAGCTCGTTCAACTCGACCGTGTACGCGTTCGACGGTGCGAATCGCACGCAGCTGTGGTCGTTCACCATTGCCGACTCGGAGAGCGTCAGCTCGATCGTGCCCGGCCACTTCGACCACGACAACGTGACGGACTTTATGGTGAAGTACAACACGGGGCCCGGCTTCCCGATCTACTACTACTCGCAGACGACGATCGTGAACGGCACGAACGGGAAACCGTTCCTCGACAGCACGATCAAGGATTCGGGCGGCCCGAACGGGCTGCTGGGCGGCGTTACCATCTCCCAAACCGGGGGTGGCGATCTGTTCCTACACTGGCAGACCCAGTGCCGGAATCGCACGGCCGACACCACGGACGAGTACCAGTTCATACCGG AAAGCGACGTCATTCAGCAGTCCCGGGCGGACACGTGCGCCCTCCGCTACAACCAATCGTCCGTGCTGAAGCTGTACGCGATCACGCGCCACGTCGAACCGCCCGGTGCGGTCATCTTCTCGTCGGACGACTTAACGATCCGGCTGAACGAAACCGGCGCCGGCACGGCGGaacaatcgcctccgggctaCGCGGCACCGATGAAGCATCCCAAGATGAAGCTGCGGAGCCGCAACGACGGCCAGAGCAGCGCAACGTTGCGCAAGAACTCGGTCGAGGCGGCATCCGCCGGCGGGCAGCCGGCGAACGGGCCGGGCGACGATGTGCATATGGATAAAAAGTTGGCCCCATCGACCGCCGCCCAGCGTCCGGCTGAAGCGGTCGGTGTGGTAGTGGACAGGCCGGGccaggcggcggcggcggtgggaGGGCACGGTGGTGGCCGGCGCAAGGACATCTTTCGCGAACAGCAGAGCCAGCCGATGGGCCAGTCGATCGATGCGCTCGCGGAGGAGGAGGCAAAGCGACAGGAAAAGCTGGCCCTGAACAATGTGTACAAGAAGTACATCTACAACGCGAACGATCAGGAACCGGGCGGCGAGCTGGCTGAggagggaaggggggaggaGCGCAAACCATACATCTATCTGCCGTACGATCAGATCGATCAGGAGGCG CGTGACCCATACTTGACGAATCAAATCCCGCCGGCCCCGGCGTTGGGTGGTTTGGACTATGACTATGGCACACCGCCCCTGGAGGTGGACGAGGGCCGTCCCATACCCGTACCGTACAAGCGTCCACGCTATCGCTCCAACGGGCGTGACGTTCGCAGCAAGTTTGGAGCATTCG acGACATCGACCTGCACGATCGTTCGCTGGAGGAGCAAGTGTTCAACGAGTCCAACCCGACCAGCTCGCAGATCGTGAAGAAGGTGCTGCTGAACGACGAGATCGTGGACGACCTGAAGAATGCGGACCCGGGCAGCAAGGGCTCGAAGGAGACGCTGTGGGATCTGGAGATGGAAAAGGAAGCGAAGGAAGCGATGAACG ACGTCAACGCCATGAACTACGagtacagcaacagcaaggcACGCCGACAGACGGGAACGGTCGGGTCGGTCGTGGCCACGGCGGTCAGCTCGACGGTGCCACCGCCAACCCAGCCACCGCTATCCACGTCGACCAGATCGTCGGTGCTTCCAAATGAAAACATTCTTCCCTCGATTGCATCCTCGGGCGTGTTGCTGAAATCCATTCCCAGCGCAGCTGGAACGGCCACTCCCACCACCTCATCCCCGACGCTCGATTACGTGTTTGTGATGAACGTGCGCGAATCGGAACAGTATCCGCCGCTCTTTCTCGACTCCGATCTGGCCTGCGTGCAGGAGAAGATGCAAGCGTACCGTACGTACCGCAACGAGGACATGGTACAGCTGGAGAAGAAGTTCTTCGCCCAGTGTCTGAAGGCCCGGCTGCCCGAACTGGCCCCCCAGTACCCACGGTACGAGACGCAGATCATCGTGACCCGGGTCGAGATTGGCTGTGCGTGCAGTGCCGACCTGAATCCGGCGCGGGAAGTGTGCTCCCAGCTGCACAGCTACGACCAGCAACGGTGGACGCAGTACATGGGGAACGAGGGCAACGGGCGGTACTGA
- the LOC1269371 gene encoding developmentally-regulated GTP-binding protein 2, with protein sequence MGILEKISDIEKEIAKTQKNKATEYHLGLLKAKLAKYRSQLLEPSKKGEKGDGFDVLKSGDARIALIGFPSVGKSTLLSTLTKTESEAANYEFTTLTCIPGVIEYKGANIQLLDLPGIIEGAAQGKGRGRQVIAVARTADLVLMMLDATKPNVHRDLLEYELESVGLRLNKRKPNIYFKIKKGGGVSFNATCPLTRCNEKMVQTILHSFKIFNAEVLFREDCTEDEFIDVVTGNRIYLPCIYVYNKIDQISIEEVDRLARQPFSVVVSCNMHLNLDYLLEVLWEHLQLIRVYTKKPGAPPDFDDGLILRRGVSVEHVCHAIHRTLAAQFKYALVWGTSTKYSPQRVGISHIMSDEDVIQVVKK encoded by the exons ATGGGTATCTTGGAGAAAATCTCGGACATCGAGAAGGAAATTGcgaaaacacagaaaaacaaaG CTACCGAGTACCATCTGGGATTGCTGAAGGCGAAGCTCGCCAAGTACCGGTCGCAGCTGCTCGAGCCGTCGAAGAAGGGCGAGAAGGGCGACGGGTTCGATGTGCTCAAGTCGGGCGACGCACGCATCGCCCTGATCGGCTTCCCGTCCGTCGGCAAGTCGACGCTGCTGTCCACGCTGACCAAGACGGAGAGCGAGGCGGCCAACTACGAGTTCACCACGCTCACCTGCATCCCGGGCGTGATCGAGTACAAGGGCGCCAACATACAGCTGCTCGATCTGCCCGGCATCATCGAGGGGGCGGCCCAGGGCAAGGGTCGCGGCCGGCAGGTGATAGCGGTGGCGCGCACCGCCGATCtggtgctgatgatgctggacGCGACCAAGCCGAACGTGCACCGGGATCTGCTCGAGTACGAGCTGGAGTCGGTCGGGCTGCGGCTGAACAAGCGCAAGCCCAACATCTACTTCAAGATCAAGAAGGGGGGCGGCGTCAGCTTTAACGCGACCTGCCCGCTGACCCGGTGCAACGAAAAGATGGTACAGACGATACTGCACTCGTTCAAGATTTTCAACGCGGAGGTCCTGTTCCGGGAGGACTGCACGGAGGACGAGTTCATCGACGTGGTCACCGGCAACCGGATCTATCTGCCGTGCATCTACGTGTACAACAAGATCGACCAGATCTCGATCGAGGAGGTGGACCGGCTGGCCCGCCAGCCGTTCTCGGTGGTGGTGAGCTGCAATATGCACCTCAACCTGGACTACCTGCTGGAGGTGCTGTGGGAGCACCTGCAGCTGATCCGCGTGTACACGAAGAAGCCGGGCGCACCGCCCGACTTTGACGATGGTCTGATTCTGCGAAGG GGTGTCTCGGTGGAGCACGTGTGTCACGCCATTCATCGCACGCTGGCGGCACAGTTCAAGTACGCGCTGGTGTGGGGCACGTCGACGAAGTATTCGCCCCAGCGGGTCGGCATTTCGCACATCATGAGCGACGAGGACGTTATTCAGGTCGTCAAAAAGTAA